Proteins from a single region of Bacteroidota bacterium:
- a CDS encoding dihydroorotase, protein MRILIKNIFVNSPLDKIKRKTDLVINNGVFEKIGKAALKKVDAEFDFDGLTAVPGFFDMHVHFREPGQTHKEDMFTGSLSAMNGGFTGVMIMPNTNPPIDNPKIIKELLKFNKKSLLDINISACVTKNREGKDLNNLAALKKSGAVSFTDDGSPVYNPHLMRLALEEAGKINCMIVQHAEDMDLSNHGVMNEGAVSKKLKVKGIPEISETMIVERDILITEFVKKAHYHVQHISCARSIEMLRDARKKKINVTGEACPHHFILDDSALLKHGTNAKMNPPLRTKKDVEGILNGIKDGTIDVICTDHAPHTKEEKAKGLNKAPFGIVGLESSIGLTYTYLVKKKIISFERMIELMSINPRKLLNLKQPRIKVGEKANLTILDTNAKWKFDVTKTKSKSRNTPFNGYDLQCKPVAVINKSKIYFTDL, encoded by the coding sequence TTGAGGATACTTATAAAAAATATATTTGTAAACTCTCCTTTAGATAAGATAAAACGAAAGACCGATTTAGTTATTAATAACGGAGTATTTGAGAAAATAGGGAAGGCAGCATTAAAAAAAGTTGATGCTGAATTTGATTTTGACGGACTTACCGCAGTACCGGGATTTTTTGATATGCATGTTCATTTCAGAGAGCCGGGACAGACGCATAAAGAAGATATGTTTACCGGTTCACTAAGCGCTATGAACGGAGGATTTACGGGAGTTATGATAATGCCAAATACAAATCCGCCGATTGATAATCCTAAAATTATAAAAGAGCTATTAAAGTTTAATAAGAAATCACTGCTCGATATAAATATTTCAGCTTGTGTTACAAAGAACAGAGAAGGGAAAGACTTAAATAATTTAGCAGCTCTTAAAAAAAGCGGAGCAGTTTCTTTTACCGATGACGGAAGCCCTGTTTATAATCCGCACCTGATGCGTCTTGCACTTGAAGAAGCAGGCAAGATAAATTGTATGATTGTTCAGCATGCCGAAGATATGGACTTATCCAATCATGGTGTAATGAATGAAGGAGCTGTATCTAAGAAACTGAAAGTGAAAGGCATTCCCGAAATAAGTGAGACGATGATTGTTGAACGTGACATTCTTATAACAGAATTTGTTAAGAAAGCTCACTACCATGTACAGCATATTTCATGCGCAAGAAGTATTGAAATGCTTAGAGATGCCCGAAAGAAAAAAATAAATGTCACCGGTGAAGCATGTCCGCACCATTTTATACTGGATGATTCTGCTTTACTAAAGCATGGAACGAATGCAAAGATGAATCCTCCATTGAGAACAAAAAAAGATGTTGAAGGAATTTTAAACGGAATAAAAGACGGAACTATAGATGTAATTTGTACAGACCATGCGCCTCATACAAAAGAGGAAAAAGCTAAAGGGTTAAACAAAGCTCCGTTTGGAATTGTGGGACTTGAATCATCAATAGGATTGACATATACATACTTAGTAAAGAAGAAAATCATTTCATTTGAAAGAATGATTGAGCTGATGTCGATTAATCCAAGGAAGCTTTTGAATTTGAAGCAGCCGAGAATTAAAGTCGGTGAGAAAGCAAATCTTACTATACTTGATACAAATGCAAAATGGAAATTCGATGTGACTAAGACAAAATCAAAATCAAGGAATACTCCATTTAACGGATACGATTTGCAATGCAAGCCTGTGGCAGTAATTAACAAATCAAAAATATACTTTACAGATTTATAA
- a CDS encoding valine--tRNA ligase, with product MKEFLPKYDFNASESKWQKVWEDNRLYEAKIVKGKPKYSVVIPPPNITGILHIGHMLNNTIQDIFCRVKRMQGYEVCWVPGIDHAGISTQHVLERELKAQGKTKHDIGREAFVAMGWEWKEKYGGIILKQLRKLGVSVDWSKERFTLDEGLNKAVREVFVDLYKKGLIYRGKRIVNWDPKAMTAVSDDEIEYKEKRDKLYFIKYKVAGTDKHVTVATTRPETMFGDTAVAVNPDDERYKSLGDVNVILPLANKEIPLIRDSYVDKEFGTGALKVTPAHDVNDFEIGQRHNLEAINVLNKDSTLNEHGLEWQGLDIFVARKKIVVKLEELGLIEKIEEITHNVNYASKSGAVIEPYLSDQWFVSMKPLAEPALKVVNDGQIKFHPERWVKTYNHWMQNVRDWCISRQLWWGHQIPIWYHNETGEIYCEIEPPKDIKNWTQDPDVLDTWFSSWLWPFSVFGWENNKEKDKANEALQYFYPTDFLGTAADIIFLWVARMIMAGLEYMDAIPFKDVYFNSIVRDGQGRKMSKTLGNSPDPLDIIDKYGADAMRFTLVYLAPLGNDVMFDETNTEIGRNFITKLWNAGRFIAMNTEKYKNEPISTDYQIDIIDEWINSRLNSSLKAINENLEAFRLNDYSKQIYNFVWSDFCDWYIELIKIKATLKPENAKQIFENAQANYLTILKILHPITPGVTEELWHIFNDIEDTQSISFESFPEIDENKINLKIENEFQSLQELVTGIRNTRAENNIPNSKKCTVYINKINDSITELSGDILNYIKNLCNLDELNSAAKPEGNYASKILPDYEIYLSLEGLVDKAKQKEKLEKELENLTKFYNTLDKKLSNEGFLAKAAPQVIETEKEKQNNAKVQIEKIKEALEVL from the coding sequence ATGAAAGAGTTTTTACCAAAATATGATTTCAATGCCTCTGAAAGCAAGTGGCAAAAAGTATGGGAAGATAACAGACTATACGAAGCAAAAATTGTTAAAGGCAAACCAAAGTACTCAGTTGTAATTCCACCGCCGAATATTACCGGAATATTGCATATCGGACACATGTTGAATAACACCATACAGGATATCTTCTGCCGGGTAAAACGTATGCAGGGATATGAAGTCTGTTGGGTGCCGGGCATTGACCATGCAGGGATTTCAACACAGCACGTACTTGAAAGAGAACTGAAAGCGCAGGGCAAGACTAAGCATGATATCGGACGTGAAGCATTTGTCGCTATGGGCTGGGAATGGAAAGAGAAATATGGCGGCATCATATTAAAGCAATTAAGAAAGCTCGGTGTATCCGTTGACTGGTCTAAAGAACGATTTACTCTCGATGAAGGTCTTAATAAAGCTGTCCGTGAAGTATTTGTTGACCTGTATAAAAAAGGACTGATATACAGAGGCAAGCGTATCGTTAACTGGGACCCCAAGGCAATGACTGCAGTCAGCGACGATGAAATAGAATACAAAGAGAAACGAGATAAGCTGTACTTCATAAAATATAAAGTAGCCGGAACAGATAAACATGTTACCGTTGCTACCACACGACCTGAAACAATGTTCGGTGATACTGCTGTAGCAGTAAATCCAGATGATGAACGATATAAAAGCTTAGGTGATGTTAATGTCATTCTGCCTTTGGCTAATAAAGAAATCCCGCTTATAAGAGATTCGTATGTTGATAAAGAATTTGGTACAGGAGCTTTGAAAGTAACTCCCGCCCATGATGTAAATGATTTTGAAATAGGGCAGAGACACAACCTTGAAGCTATAAATGTACTGAACAAAGATTCCACTCTGAACGAACACGGACTGGAATGGCAGGGGCTTGATATCTTTGTTGCCCGTAAGAAAATTGTTGTTAAGCTTGAAGAGCTTGGCCTCATTGAAAAGATAGAAGAGATAACTCACAACGTTAACTATGCATCGAAGTCAGGCGCTGTTATTGAGCCGTATCTATCTGACCAGTGGTTTGTTTCTATGAAGCCGCTTGCAGAGCCTGCGCTTAAAGTTGTTAATGACGGACAGATCAAGTTTCATCCTGAGCGCTGGGTGAAGACGTACAATCACTGGATGCAAAACGTCCGTGACTGGTGTATCTCACGTCAGCTCTGGTGGGGACATCAAATCCCAATCTGGTATCACAATGAAACAGGCGAAATCTATTGCGAGATTGAGCCGCCAAAGGATATAAAAAACTGGACTCAAGACCCCGACGTTCTTGATACATGGTTCTCCTCATGGCTATGGCCGTTCTCCGTTTTCGGATGGGAGAACAACAAGGAGAAGGATAAAGCCAACGAAGCGCTTCAGTATTTTTATCCGACTGACTTCCTCGGCACAGCTGCCGATATCATTTTCCTATGGGTTGCCCGCATGATAATGGCAGGGCTTGAATACATGGACGCTATTCCGTTCAAGGATGTTTACTTCAACTCCATCGTCCGAGACGGGCAGGGAAGGAAGATGTCTAAAACGCTTGGTAATTCACCTGACCCGCTTGATATCATTGATAAGTACGGTGCTGATGCAATGCGCTTTACTCTTGTTTACCTTGCCCCTTTAGGGAACGATGTTATGTTTGATGAGACAAACACTGAAATTGGCCGTAACTTTATTACAAAGCTATGGAATGCCGGCAGATTTATTGCCATGAATACGGAGAAATATAAAAATGAACCTATTAGTACGGATTATCAAATTGACATCATAGACGAATGGATTAACAGCCGTCTTAATTCTTCACTGAAAGCTATAAATGAAAATCTCGAAGCGTTCCGACTGAACGACTACTCCAAGCAGATATACAATTTTGTATGGAGTGATTTTTGTGACTGGTACATTGAGCTTATAAAAATTAAAGCAACTCTTAAGCCTGAAAATGCAAAGCAGATTTTTGAAAACGCGCAAGCCAATTATTTAACGATTTTAAAAATCCTTCATCCTATAACTCCCGGAGTAACTGAAGAGCTTTGGCATATCTTCAATGATATCGAAGACACACAGAGCATTTCGTTTGAATCATTCCCTGAAATTGACGAAAACAAAATCAATCTTAAGATTGAAAATGAGTTCCAGTCATTACAGGAGCTTGTTACCGGTATTAGAAATACAAGAGCAGAAAACAATATTCCTAACTCAAAGAAATGTACCGTTTACATCAACAAGATTAACGATTCCATTACTGAGCTTAGCGGTGATATCTTAAATTATATAAAGAACTTATGCAATCTTGATGAACTGAATTCTGCTGCAAAGCCGGAGGGAAACTATGCATCTAAAATTCTTCCTGATTACGAAATCTATCTCTCGCTAGAAGGCTTAGTTGATAAGGCCAAGCAGAAAGAGAAGCTTGAAAAAGAACTTGAGAACCTTACGAAGTTTTATAATACATTGGATAAGAAATTATCCAACGAAGGATTTTTAGCTAAGGCCGCTCCGCAGGTTATAGAGACAGAAAAAGAAAAACAAAACAACGCTAAAGTACAGATTGAAAAGATAAAAGAAGCGTTGGAAGTATTATAA
- a CDS encoding exo-alpha-sialidase: protein MRKIILLFSVAIFGFVIFTGQKSQDTPQKWAVDPTWVFDASKTYTGALPVGKVDYIHPNTETKVIRTPQGTFMVAPNVRVLPRVNSAQTEVVIVRNPVNPLIMFGSSNAINVAGSSLFISEGVYVTTDGGISWFGSDTLQGAPIGNHGGDPGPTIDKDGRIHMTHLGFSTSGMFANTSTNNGLTWTGNFTIESGSVDKNLAGTDDVPGSPFYGRSYCVYTTFSSPYPARCSYTSNGGTTWSTPVTMVTPASGYTARGEDVAVGPGGVVYSVWSNTLGSAAEDFLSFAKSTDGGVTFTGQNNVVDMNGLLVFGTGFAPYNIRMNSFPRIAVDKTGGPRNGWIYVVASGKNISPLGSDADIVMWKSTNGGTNWSSGVRVNQDPMNNGKLQFYNAICVDQTGGVNIVYYDNRNTAADSAEVMMSRSIDGGNTFTDVVVSDHRFKPKSVTLSGVAAGYAGDYIGVTSQGTKIWPLWMDDVTGMYNAWTAGIQVATYPLSAFNIQTPTAGSRIVTFPGSTTPVTLTWDTSATGATYKWIFGNVATPRRVQINASTNSITTTLGALDDILAAAGFTNTGAASDSLVGQFDIWAYKVPGASGADSLKASNGPRAITFRRGQVNVTP, encoded by the coding sequence GTGAGGAAAATCATACTGTTGTTTTCCGTTGCGATTTTTGGATTTGTAATTTTTACAGGTCAGAAATCACAAGATACACCCCAGAAATGGGCAGTCGACCCGACATGGGTATTCGACGCAAGTAAAACTTATACCGGCGCACTTCCTGTCGGAAAAGTAGATTATATTCACCCAAACACAGAAACAAAAGTAATAAGAACACCACAGGGAACCTTCATGGTTGCTCCGAATGTTCGCGTTCTTCCCCGCGTAAACAGCGCGCAGACAGAAGTTGTCATCGTTAGAAACCCTGTCAATCCTTTGATAATGTTCGGTTCTTCCAATGCTATCAATGTAGCAGGCTCTTCCTTATTTATAAGTGAAGGTGTTTATGTAACAACGGATGGCGGTATATCCTGGTTCGGAAGCGATACATTACAAGGCGCTCCAATCGGAAACCACGGCGGTGACCCGGGACCAACAATTGATAAAGACGGAAGAATCCATATGACTCACTTAGGATTCTCTACTTCAGGTATGTTTGCAAATACTTCAACCAATAATGGATTAACATGGACAGGTAACTTTACAATTGAATCAGGTTCAGTAGATAAAAACTTAGCAGGAACAGATGACGTTCCCGGAAGCCCATTCTACGGAAGAAGCTACTGCGTTTATACAACATTCAGTTCACCATACCCCGCAAGATGTTCTTATACATCTAACGGCGGAACAACATGGTCAACACCGGTTACAATGGTAACTCCCGCTTCAGGTTATACAGCAAGAGGTGAGGATGTTGCAGTCGGTCCGGGCGGAGTTGTTTACTCTGTATGGAGTAACACTCTTGGAAGCGCTGCAGAAGATTTCTTAAGCTTTGCAAAATCAACAGACGGCGGTGTTACTTTCACAGGACAAAACAATGTTGTTGATATGAACGGCTTGCTAGTATTCGGAACAGGCTTCGCTCCATATAATATCAGAATGAATAGTTTCCCGAGAATCGCAGTTGATAAAACAGGCGGACCGAGAAACGGATGGATTTATGTAGTTGCATCCGGAAAAAACATTTCTCCATTAGGAAGTGACGCAGATATCGTTATGTGGAAATCCACAAACGGCGGAACAAACTGGTCTTCAGGCGTAAGAGTAAACCAAGACCCTATGAACAACGGCAAATTACAATTCTATAATGCAATCTGCGTTGACCAAACAGGCGGCGTAAATATCGTTTATTATGATAACAGAAATACTGCAGCTGACTCTGCTGAAGTAATGATGTCACGTTCTATCGACGGCGGAAATACATTCACAGATGTTGTTGTAAGTGACCACAGATTCAAACCAAAATCAGTAACATTATCAGGTGTAGCAGCAGGTTATGCAGGTGACTACATCGGCGTTACATCACAAGGTACAAAGATATGGCCTTTATGGATGGACGACGTAACCGGCATGTATAATGCATGGACAGCAGGAATTCAGGTTGCAACATATCCGTTAAGCGCATTTAATATTCAGACACCAACAGCCGGTTCCAGAATTGTTACCTTCCCGGGCTCTACAACTCCGGTAACATTAACATGGGATACATCAGCTACAGGCGCAACATATAAATGGATATTCGGAAACGTAGCAACACCAAGAAGAGTACAGATTAACGCTTCAACAAATTCCATTACAACTACATTAGGAGCATTAGATGATATTCTTGCTGCAGCAGGATTTACAAACACAGGCGCAGCATCGGATTCATTGGTAGGTCAGTTTGATATCTGGGCTTATAAAGTACCTGGAGCTTCAGGCGCTGACTCATTAAAAGCTTCAAACGGACCGAGAGCAATTACTTTCAGAAGAGGACAGGTAAACGTAACTCC
- a CDS encoding beta-propeller fold lactonase family protein — translation MNFLKKSYKLFFLILFIISTTTFFYACKQDFVTNETPTGTPFPDSIATLFSTTYNSSANTCTNSSCHNTSSKAGGLDLQDWSSAMKGSNNGTMIIPYNAFWSHITSVVNNDTNISPVSQVLPDLHKMPSDKVAILMRWINNGAPNKDGQIANQDFTKKAFITNQAADLVSVVNTETNIVTRMIPVGGRTSLDSPHYIIVDPQQKYFYISLIQEGYVEKYDVNTYQLIGRIAAGVNPAHIVVSPDNNFIYVTNFEASGTTKRTLKISTAGGMSIVDTATAPQMTAPHGMAITKNGQYIFVTSQLGEYIFKINTSTMDVEIAKPVADGVPPSGNGTGTHRPYQCVLSPDDSTLYVTCVGIAGNTGKDYVRVFNANTLNPSATTPTILVGDNPLLMKYSRNYQYIFVCNRNDSTVTVINPTTNTPFKTITGVGVQPHGVDFSSDGTYAYIACETQAGQDGHHPTTGSYKVGVTRIINMSDLTVNSRKLEMGSFPAGISCIPY, via the coding sequence ATGAACTTCCTTAAAAAAAGCTATAAACTTTTTTTCTTAATATTATTTATAATTTCCACAACAACATTTTTTTATGCCTGTAAGCAGGACTTCGTTACGAACGAAACTCCTACAGGTACACCGTTCCCGGATAGCATTGCAACACTTTTCAGCACTACATATAATTCATCTGCAAATACCTGTACGAATTCTTCCTGCCATAATACATCATCAAAAGCAGGCGGACTTGATTTGCAGGACTGGTCATCGGCAATGAAGGGTTCTAATAACGGAACAATGATAATTCCTTATAATGCCTTCTGGTCGCACATTACATCGGTCGTTAACAACGATACAAACATTTCACCCGTATCGCAGGTTTTACCTGACCTTCATAAAATGCCTTCTGATAAAGTTGCGATTTTAATGAGATGGATAAACAACGGAGCGCCGAACAAAGACGGACAAATCGCTAATCAGGATTTTACTAAAAAAGCTTTTATAACTAATCAGGCAGCGGATTTAGTTTCAGTAGTAAACACTGAAACGAATATTGTTACAAGAATGATTCCTGTAGGTGGAAGAACAAGCCTGGATTCGCCTCACTATATAATAGTTGACCCGCAGCAGAAATATTTTTATATAAGCTTAATTCAGGAAGGCTATGTTGAAAAGTATGATGTCAATACTTATCAGCTGATTGGAAGAATTGCCGCAGGCGTAAATCCCGCGCACATAGTTGTTTCACCGGATAACAATTTTATTTATGTCACAAATTTTGAAGCGTCAGGAACAACAAAAAGAACATTGAAGATAAGTACTGCCGGAGGTATGAGCATAGTTGATACTGCAACTGCGCCGCAGATGACTGCCCCTCACGGAATGGCTATCACTAAAAACGGACAATACATTTTTGTTACAAGCCAGCTTGGAGAATATATTTTCAAGATAAACACAAGTACGATGGATGTTGAAATTGCGAAACCTGTTGCAGACGGAGTTCCGCCTTCAGGAAACGGAACAGGTACTCACAGACCTTATCAGTGCGTACTTTCACCGGACGATTCCACATTATATGTTACATGCGTTGGCATAGCAGGAAATACAGGAAAAGATTATGTAAGAGTGTTTAATGCCAACACGTTAAATCCTTCAGCAACAACTCCAACAATACTGGTAGGGGATAATCCTTTATTAATGAAATATTCAAGAAATTATCAGTATATTTTCGTATGTAACAGAAACGATAGTACAGTTACAGTTATCAATCCAACAACTAATACCCCCTTTAAAACTATTACCGGAGTCGGTGTTCAGCCGCATGGTGTAGATTTTTCATCAGACGGAACTTACGCATACATTGCATGCGAAACACAGGCAGGGCAGGACGGGCATCATCCTACAACCGGCAGTTACAAAGTAGGTGTAACAAGAATAATAAATATGTCAGACCTAACAGTAAATTCCCGCAAACTTGAAATGGGCTCTTTCCCGGCGGGCATTTCTTGTATACCGTACTAA
- a CDS encoding acyl-CoA thioesterase, whose amino-acid sequence MEQVGSEKYNHKIQVRVRTFEVDSQGIVHNAVYLQYLETARIEYRRNLGYTILPNGIFNDGLKVVVVNNNINYKGFGLLDDVLNVYTRIEWIKNSSFCFDQIIENDNTKALICEAKGILVNLHPTNNTPESLADNFIEDIKKFEPELKLLNKTN is encoded by the coding sequence ATGGAGCAGGTGGGAAGCGAAAAATATAATCACAAAATTCAGGTTAGGGTAAGGACTTTTGAAGTGGACTCACAGGGCATTGTTCACAATGCAGTCTATCTTCAGTACTTAGAAACGGCGCGGATTGAATACAGAAGAAACCTCGGCTACACAATTTTACCTAACGGAATTTTTAATGACGGATTAAAGGTTGTTGTTGTTAACAACAATATTAATTACAAAGGATTCGGATTATTAGATGACGTGCTGAACGTTTACACAAGAATTGAATGGATAAAAAACTCGAGCTTCTGCTTCGACCAGATAATTGAAAATGATAACACCAAAGCTCTTATCTGTGAAGCAAAAGGAATACTCGTCAATCTCCATCCCACAAATAATACCCCTGAAAGTCTGGCTGACAATTTTATAGAAGATATAAAAAAATTTGAACCTGAACTTAAACTACTTAACAAAACAAACTAA
- a CDS encoding fumarylacetoacetate hydrolase family protein — protein sequence MIELNIKDSSEKVRVNNIFCIGKNYVDHIHEFANPEIPKEPVVFMKPNTSVITNNGKVGIPELNGAKISNDLQNEVEVIIVIGKDTHKVSKENAFDHISGYAIGLDLTLRDIQAYEKSKGLPWTTAKGFYSSCAVSDIITKDKISNPLDINFGLEKNGEKIQTGNTSLMIFNIPTIINYLSHIFKLVEGDLIFTGTPSGISTLHSGDKLHAKLEDLVDLNVQVE from the coding sequence ATGATTGAGCTAAACATAAAAGATTCATCAGAAAAAGTAAGAGTTAACAATATTTTTTGCATAGGTAAAAATTATGTTGACCATATACATGAGTTTGCAAATCCCGAGATACCAAAAGAACCGGTTGTATTCATGAAGCCTAATACATCTGTTATTACTAATAACGGTAAGGTTGGAATACCGGAACTTAACGGGGCAAAAATTTCAAATGATTTACAGAATGAAGTAGAAGTTATAATTGTAATCGGAAAAGATACTCATAAAGTCAGTAAGGAAAATGCGTTTGATCATATTTCAGGATATGCTATAGGATTAGATTTAACATTAAGAGACATTCAAGCTTATGAAAAATCCAAAGGCTTGCCATGGACAACTGCAAAAGGATTTTATTCTTCCTGCGCTGTATCAGATATTATTACTAAGGATAAAATATCAAATCCATTAGATATTAATTTTGGATTGGAAAAGAACGGTGAAAAAATTCAAACAGGTAATACGTCGTTAATGATTTTTAATATTCCGACTATAATAAATTACCTCTCACATATTTTCAAGCTTGTGGAAGGTGATTTGATTTTTACAGGAACTCCTAGCGGTATTTCAACTTTGCATTCAGGTGATAAGCTCCACGCAAAGTTAGAAGACCTTGTTGATTTAAATGTTCAAGTAGAATAG
- a CDS encoding ParA family protein has translation MAKVISICIPKGGVGKTTTAVNLAASLALAEKRTLLIDVDPFGGSAIALGYTPENIKGGLFEIFNFSRSLKSVIHKTDIAYLDFVPSNIYTIQMYEKFNANSDSNKVLIKNSLREVAANYDYIIFDCPPVLKGITNSALIASNSVLMPVKCAHFSLDSVDRMFSFVTWFREVSNPHLNIEGIVLTMYEKDSKVTKISERELKLKYKNYLLNTVIPNSNLLNESTFYGKPLCLYRLKSEGAEAYLELAYEIITKNKPNPEN, from the coding sequence TTGGCAAAAGTAATTTCAATATGTATTCCTAAAGGCGGAGTCGGTAAAACAACTACTGCTGTTAATCTTGCTGCATCTCTTGCATTAGCAGAAAAGAGAACGCTTCTTATTGACGTTGATCCGTTCGGCGGTTCGGCAATTGCCTTAGGTTATACTCCTGAAAATATAAAAGGCGGACTGTTTGAGATATTCAACTTCTCAAGGTCGCTTAAAAGTGTTATTCATAAAACCGATATAGCTTATCTGGATTTTGTGCCATCTAATATTTATACAATTCAGATGTATGAGAAGTTTAATGCAAACTCAGACAGCAACAAAGTTCTTATAAAAAATTCATTAAGAGAAGTCGCTGCTAACTATGACTATATAATTTTCGATTGCCCCCCTGTCTTAAAAGGAATTACCAATAGCGCTCTTATTGCTTCCAACTCAGTTCTTATGCCTGTAAAGTGCGCGCACTTTTCATTGGACTCAGTTGACCGTATGTTCAGCTTTGTTACATGGTTCCGAGAAGTTTCAAATCCGCATCTTAACATTGAAGGAATAGTTTTAACTATGTATGAAAAAGACTCGAAGGTCACTAAGATATCGGAACGCGAACTTAAGCTTAAATACAAAAATTATTTACTCAATACCGTCATACCAAATTCAAATTTACTTAATGAATCTACTTTCTATGGAAAGCCATTATGTTTATACAGATTAAAATCTGAAGGAGCCGAAGCTTATCTTGAACTCGCTTATGAAATTATTACAAAGAACAAACCAAACCCCGAAAATTAA
- a CDS encoding ABC transporter permease — MVHVGVNSLVLMSIIGIFTGAVSCFQAAYQIKGLIPLSYLGSATSKAIIVELGPVLAALVLAGRIGASISAELGTMKVTEQIDALEAMAISPVRYLAAPRVIAVTLMLPVLVIYASAIAILGSYLVATLFLGVSSAAFMNGFQHELAYKDVYTSVIKSLFFGLTISSIGVFIGFQTEGGAEGVGNTTIRSFVICAAMILIMDYVLWNFLLGS; from the coding sequence ATGGTTCACGTAGGTGTTAACTCACTTGTTCTTATGTCTATCATAGGTATTTTCACAGGAGCGGTTTCGTGTTTTCAGGCAGCGTATCAGATAAAAGGGTTAATTCCGCTAAGTTATCTTGGCTCGGCAACTTCAAAAGCAATAATAGTTGAGCTTGGTCCAGTGCTTGCTGCGTTAGTTTTAGCCGGAAGAATTGGCGCATCTATCTCTGCCGAGTTAGGTACAATGAAAGTAACTGAACAGATTGATGCGCTTGAAGCAATGGCAATAAGTCCCGTAAGATATTTGGCGGCCCCGAGAGTAATTGCAGTTACATTGATGTTACCTGTGCTTGTTATATATGCAAGCGCTATTGCTATCTTAGGTTCATATCTCGTTGCAACACTTTTTCTTGGTGTATCATCGGCAGCTTTCATGAACGGATTTCAGCACGAGCTTGCTTACAAAGATGTTTATACCTCGGTGATTAAGTCTTTATTTTTCGGATTAACAATTTCTTCCATTGGGGTTTTCATCGGCTTTCAGACTGAAGGCGGGGCTGAAGGTGTTGGTAATACTACAATCCGCTCGTTTGTTATCTGCGCCGCGATGATTCTTATAATGGATTACGTACTCTGGAACTTCTTATTAGGGAGCTAA
- the rocF gene encoding arginase — protein sequence MINQKRNKKINRNIGMIGFPMDLGADRRGVDMGPSALRYANLENKLEDLGYKVTDYGDIDVEISETQRIRDPKLKYLSEIVKTSKVLAKKVEGIMNKKYFPLILGGDHATALGSIAGIASYCKKKNKTLGVIWIDAHPDMNTPETTPSGNIHGMPLAAALGLGDKRLVNIGGFKPKVKVENVAMIGIRDVDPLEAETIKKLGVTVYTMSEVDKMGIHNIMTKVLEDFKSRVDHIHISFDMDGIDPDYAEGVGTPVPGGLTYRESQLIMETIASSGSMNSLEVLEVNPILDYKNKTAVLATELIASALGKNTLWD from the coding sequence ATGATAAATCAGAAAAGAAATAAAAAGATTAACAGAAATATCGGAATGATTGGCTTCCCGATGGATTTAGGCGCCGACCGAAGAGGTGTTGATATGGGGCCTTCCGCCCTGCGATATGCTAACTTAGAAAATAAACTTGAAGACCTTGGCTATAAAGTAACTGACTACGGCGATATAGATGTAGAGATTTCCGAGACACAGAGAATCCGCGACCCGAAGCTGAAATACTTATCGGAAATTGTTAAGACATCAAAAGTTCTTGCCAAAAAAGTGGAAGGTATTATGAATAAGAAATACTTCCCTCTTATTCTTGGCGGTGACCACGCAACTGCCCTAGGCAGCATTGCCGGAATTGCCTCGTATTGCAAAAAGAAAAATAAAACTTTGGGTGTAATCTGGATTGATGCTCACCCTGATATGAACACTCCGGAAACGACTCCTTCAGGGAATATTCACGGAATGCCGCTAGCCGCAGCATTAGGACTTGGAGATAAACGCCTTGTAAATATTGGCGGTTTTAAGCCAAAAGTTAAAGTAGAAAATGTTGCAATGATTGGCATTCGCGATGTTGACCCTCTTGAAGCAGAGACAATTAAAAAGCTCGGAGTAACGGTATACACAATGTCAGAAGTTGATAAAATGGGCATTCACAATATTATGACTAAGGTTCTTGAGGATTTTAAATCGCGCGTTGATCATATTCACATCAGCTTTGATATGGACGGTATTGACCCGGACTATGCTGAAGGTGTCGGTACGCCTGTACCGGGCGGACTTACCTACCGCGAGTCGCAGCTTATCATGGAAACAATTGCATCAAGCGGAAGCATGAATTCGCTTGAAGTCCTAGAAGTAAATCCGATACTTGATTATAAAAATAAAACTGCTGTACTGGCAACTGAGCTTATTGCCTCAGCCTTGGGTAAGAATACGCTGTGGGATTAA